One genomic segment of Anguilla anguilla isolate fAngAng1 chromosome 2, fAngAng1.pri, whole genome shotgun sequence includes these proteins:
- the pnpo gene encoding pyridoxine-5'-phosphate oxidase isoform X2 — MIRKCFANWHSTKLHLRNFVRILIQPNSVALPAGRSGLSFFAIKPTDATAMDLSDMRKKYKGDEECFEEDQLVSLDPIKQFGNWFDEATKCPDVGEANAMCIATCTKEGLPSARMVLLKGFSDEGFRFFTNYESRKGKELVRIEGPVERIPYQSSCDYFHSRPKSSQIGAVVSRQSTVVPNREYLRQKNRELEEKYKDEEVPMPDYWGGYIVKPQMIEFWQGQTNRLHDRIVFVKPKDGEVGPGEMQHQGEGGWVYYRQSP; from the exons ATGATTCGTAAGTGCTTCGCAAATTGGCACAGTACAAAATTGCATTTACGCAACTTTGTTAGAATATTGATCCAGCCGAATTCTGTTGCACTGCCAGCTGGCCGGTCCGGCCTCTCGTTTTTCGCCATAAAACCTACTGACGCCACAGCTATGGATCTGAGTGACATGCGAAAGAAATACAAGGGAGACGAAGAG TGTTTCGAGGAAGACCAGCTGGTGTCTCTGGATCCCATCAAGCAGTTTGGTAATTGGTTTGATGAAGCAACAAAGTGTCCTGATGTAGGAGAGGCCAATGCTATGTGTATCGCCACATGTACAAA GGAAGGTCTTCCATCTGCTCGTATGGTGCTGCTGAAGGGGTTCAGTGACGAAGGCTTCCGCTTCTTCACCAACTATGAGAGCCGAAAGGGTAAAGAACTG GTCCGAATTGAGGGTCCAGTGGAACGAATCCCCTACCAGAGCTCTTGTGATTACTTCCACTCCCGGCCCAAGAGCAGCCAGATTGGTGCAGTCGTTAGCCGGCAGAGCACCGTTGTCCCAAACAGAGAG TACCTGAGGCAGAAGAATAGAGAGCTGGAGGAAAAGTACAAGGATGAAGAAGTCCCCATGCCAGACTACTG GGGTGGCTACATTGTCAAGCCTCAGATGATTGAGTTTTGGCAGGGCCAAACCAACAGGCTACACGACCGCATCGTGTTTGTGAAGCCGAAGGACGGGGAGGTGGGCCCGGGTGAGATGCAGCAccaaggggaggggggctgggtgtACTACCGGCAGTCCCCCTGA
- the pnpo gene encoding pyridoxine-5'-phosphate oxidase isoform X1, whose amino-acid sequence MIRKCFANWHSTKLHLRNFVRILIQPNSVALPAGRSGLSFFAIKPTDATAMDLSDMRKKYKGDEECFEEDQLVSLDPIKQFGNWFDEATKCPDVGEANAMCIATCTKEGLPSARMVLLKGFSDEGFRFFTNYESRKGKELESNPFACLVFYWEPLNKQVRIEGPVERIPYQSSCDYFHSRPKSSQIGAVVSRQSTVVPNREYLRQKNRELEEKYKDEEVPMPDYWGGYIVKPQMIEFWQGQTNRLHDRIVFVKPKDGEVGPGEMQHQGEGGWVYYRQSP is encoded by the exons ATGATTCGTAAGTGCTTCGCAAATTGGCACAGTACAAAATTGCATTTACGCAACTTTGTTAGAATATTGATCCAGCCGAATTCTGTTGCACTGCCAGCTGGCCGGTCCGGCCTCTCGTTTTTCGCCATAAAACCTACTGACGCCACAGCTATGGATCTGAGTGACATGCGAAAGAAATACAAGGGAGACGAAGAG TGTTTCGAGGAAGACCAGCTGGTGTCTCTGGATCCCATCAAGCAGTTTGGTAATTGGTTTGATGAAGCAACAAAGTGTCCTGATGTAGGAGAGGCCAATGCTATGTGTATCGCCACATGTACAAA GGAAGGTCTTCCATCTGCTCGTATGGTGCTGCTGAAGGGGTTCAGTGACGAAGGCTTCCGCTTCTTCACCAACTATGAGAGCCGAAAGGGTAAAGAACTG GAGAGCAATCCTTTCGCTTGTCTTGTCTTTTACTGGGAGCCACTGAACAAACAG GTCCGAATTGAGGGTCCAGTGGAACGAATCCCCTACCAGAGCTCTTGTGATTACTTCCACTCCCGGCCCAAGAGCAGCCAGATTGGTGCAGTCGTTAGCCGGCAGAGCACCGTTGTCCCAAACAGAGAG TACCTGAGGCAGAAGAATAGAGAGCTGGAGGAAAAGTACAAGGATGAAGAAGTCCCCATGCCAGACTACTG GGGTGGCTACATTGTCAAGCCTCAGATGATTGAGTTTTGGCAGGGCCAAACCAACAGGCTACACGACCGCATCGTGTTTGTGAAGCCGAAGGACGGGGAGGTGGGCCCGGGTGAGATGCAGCAccaaggggaggggggctgggtgtACTACCGGCAGTCCCCCTGA
- the pnpo gene encoding pyridoxine-5'-phosphate oxidase isoform X3, with the protein MGHQSRLCDGLRCGRNNDTFSAHNLDVNCTNWLLQCFEEDQLVSLDPIKQFGNWFDEATKCPDVGEANAMCIATCTKEGLPSARMVLLKGFSDEGFRFFTNYESRKGKELESNPFACLVFYWEPLNKQVRIEGPVERIPYQSSCDYFHSRPKSSQIGAVVSRQSTVVPNREYLRQKNRELEEKYKDEEVPMPDYWGGYIVKPQMIEFWQGQTNRLHDRIVFVKPKDGEVGPGEMQHQGEGGWVYYRQSP; encoded by the exons ATGGGTCATCAAAGCAGACTGTGTGATGGACTACGATGTGGAAGAAACAACGATACATTTTCAGCACACAATCTAGATGTAAATTGTACCAATTGGCTTCTCCAG TGTTTCGAGGAAGACCAGCTGGTGTCTCTGGATCCCATCAAGCAGTTTGGTAATTGGTTTGATGAAGCAACAAAGTGTCCTGATGTAGGAGAGGCCAATGCTATGTGTATCGCCACATGTACAAA GGAAGGTCTTCCATCTGCTCGTATGGTGCTGCTGAAGGGGTTCAGTGACGAAGGCTTCCGCTTCTTCACCAACTATGAGAGCCGAAAGGGTAAAGAACTG GAGAGCAATCCTTTCGCTTGTCTTGTCTTTTACTGGGAGCCACTGAACAAACAG GTCCGAATTGAGGGTCCAGTGGAACGAATCCCCTACCAGAGCTCTTGTGATTACTTCCACTCCCGGCCCAAGAGCAGCCAGATTGGTGCAGTCGTTAGCCGGCAGAGCACCGTTGTCCCAAACAGAGAG TACCTGAGGCAGAAGAATAGAGAGCTGGAGGAAAAGTACAAGGATGAAGAAGTCCCCATGCCAGACTACTG GGGTGGCTACATTGTCAAGCCTCAGATGATTGAGTTTTGGCAGGGCCAAACCAACAGGCTACACGACCGCATCGTGTTTGTGAAGCCGAAGGACGGGGAGGTGGGCCCGGGTGAGATGCAGCAccaaggggaggggggctgggtgtACTACCGGCAGTCCCCCTGA